From the genome of Desulfonatronum thiosulfatophilum:
TTTTTCTATTTCGTAGTACATTTTCAACCAGTTACTGCAGTATTTCTGTAATAAGCCGGTCGAAAAATCACTGATTTTGGAGTGACTATGAAGGCGAAAAAGAAAAATTGTAATCAAGGCAACTTCCTCTATCCGGATTTGTTGAAACAACTCAATCCCCATCATTCTCTGCTTCAACTGGCTAAACAGATCCCTTGGCAGCACTTCGATGATGAGTTTACGGTTTACTACAGCGAGAAAGGGCGCCCAGCAAAACCAATCCGGCTCATGGTCGGGTTGATGATCCTCAAGCAATTGGAAAACTTGAGCGATGAGCG
Proteins encoded in this window:
- a CDS encoding transposase, with protein sequence MKAKKKNCNQGNFLYPDLLKQLNPHHSLLQLAKQIPWQHFDDEFTVYYSEKGRPAKPIRLMVGLMILKQLENLSDER